The following proteins are encoded in a genomic region of Hirundo rustica isolate bHirRus1 chromosome 3, bHirRus1.pri.v3, whole genome shotgun sequence:
- the SDC1 gene encoding syndecan-1: MINVVAVWLVALCFQAAVPQTTNLNLPPEDLDSSGDEDDSFSGSGAGPLTDKSRTWRIPGESTNSSVLAAPVDFSEQPFPGIESRTEKEVISPSATSNLVTEEPVVAVKDKVPVLGSSDGKPTSHVVTTTVRSPTADFPSVVHVTPSEASAVVHELEPKIPSSDVPDTKEVPEPHSTVQHEGDIAATPAATAPKDVAPTHEEISEDGSGDPGDFILTKDEELVPTQNSEVLADSERNAKAAGASGIMDRKEVLGGVIAGGLVGLVFAVFLVAFMLYRMKKKDEGSYSLDEPKQSNGGYQKPHKQEEFYA; the protein is encoded by the exons CAAACTACAAATCTGAACTTACCCCCTGAAGACCTTGATTCATCTGGTGATGAAGATGACTCGTTCTCAGGTTCAGGTGCAG gtCCCCTGACTGACAAGTCTCGCACCTGGAGAATCCCAGGAGAATCAACTAATTCCTCAGTACTGGCAGCACCAGTGGATTTCAGTGAACAGCCATTTCCTGGGATTGAGAGCAGAACTGAAAAGGAAGTAATATCTCCTTCTGCAACCAGTAATCTAGTGACAGAGGAGCCAGTTGTAGCTGTGAAGGACAAAGTACCCGTCCTGGGCTCATCTGATGGGAAACCAACAAGCCACGTAGTCACAACAACAGTGAGAAGCCCCACTGCGGACTTTCCTTCCGTGGTTCACGTGACTCCTTCGGAAGCTTCTGCTGTGGTCCATGAGCTTGAACCTAAAATCCCCAGCTCTGATGTGCCAGACACCAAGGAGGTGCCCGAGCCCCACTCTACTGTCCAACATGAGGGAGACATCGCTGCCACTCCCGCGGCCACAGCTCCCAAGGACGTCGCTCCTACACATGAGGAGATTTCTGAAGATGGCTCTGGAGACCCG GGAGACTTCATCTTGACTAAAGACGAGGAATTGGTCCCCACCCAGAACTCAGAAGTACTGGCTGACTCTGAGAGGAATGCCAAAGCAGCAGGAGCCTCGGGAATTATGGATAGAAAAGAAGTTCTTGGAG gtGTTATTGCTGGAGGACTTGTAGGCTTGGTGTTTGCAGTGTTTCTAGTTGCATTTATGCTGtacagaatgaagaaaaaagatgaagGCAGCTATTCACTGGATGAACCAAAACAGTCTAATGGAGGATaccaaaaaccacacaaacaagAGGAGTTCTATGCATAA